One genomic region from Proteus vulgaris encodes:
- a CDS encoding antimicrobial resistance protein Mig-14, whose product MGWQQGSESEYREAYTKFGGSVITSPDLLNFIHQRFNLDEKFYIRKDRNNQIMGAFCTWNDKYLAGEQKIAHNLGLYRYMLNFDEIILPLSTEEKVFLPAKSKFLSEKHKEQVINAFKKINAHREICLVKSFSKKTISTRNRELNKFIKKGGSVVNVSKYSVEEFTDIYDELYFKRRNEHSNKKEIQEILNTFPNLVFGNILWLENNPVAMQYVIKKESPNWVCFDYINSGMDMSYPDLSLGTIAAWVNVRDAIEYTNKRNLELRYCFGRPTFDYKERWCNRSSLQRVISI is encoded by the coding sequence ATGGGTTGGCAACAAGGTTCAGAATCGGAATACCGAGAAGCATATACTAAATTTGGAGGTAGTGTAATTACTTCCCCTGACTTGCTTAATTTTATTCATCAACGCTTTAATTTAGATGAGAAGTTTTATATAAGAAAAGATAGAAATAATCAAATTATGGGTGCTTTCTGTACTTGGAATGATAAGTATTTAGCGGGAGAACAGAAAATAGCACATAATTTAGGACTTTATCGTTATATGCTAAATTTCGATGAAATTATATTACCATTGTCGACAGAGGAAAAAGTATTTTTACCTGCAAAAAGTAAATTTTTATCCGAAAAACATAAAGAGCAAGTAATAAATGCATTTAAAAAAATTAATGCCCATCGCGAGATATGTTTAGTGAAATCATTTTCTAAAAAAACAATTAGCACTAGAAATAGAGAATTAAATAAATTTATTAAAAAAGGAGGGAGTGTTGTTAATGTATCTAAATATTCAGTAGAAGAATTTACGGATATTTATGATGAGCTTTATTTCAAAAGACGAAATGAACACTCAAATAAAAAAGAGATACAAGAAATATTAAATACATTCCCTAATTTAGTCTTTGGTAATATATTATGGTTAGAGAATAATCCAGTTGCCATGCAATATGTTATAAAGAAAGAATCACCAAACTGGGTTTGTTTTGATTATATTAATAGCGGAATGGATATGAGTTATCCTGATTTATCTCTAGGAACAATAGCTGCCTGGGTAAATGTCCGTGATGCAATTGAATATACAAATAAAAGAAATTTAGAATTAAGATATTGTTTTGGTAGACCAACATTTGATTACAAAGAAAGATGGTGTAACCGTTCTTCTCTACAAAGAGTAATATCAATATAG
- a CDS encoding polysaccharide deacetylase family protein, whose translation MTKPAFIITLDTEGDNLWENEGEITTQNTHFLPRFQQLCERFNFKPVWLTNYEMVMDEAYIEFARDVIARNTGEIGMHLHAWNSPPLTPLTDDDLHYQPYLIEYPKDQMREKIALMTHLLEDKLQTKMLSHRAGRWAFNEIYAQLLVEFGYQVDCSVTPKVDWRFTKGDPAQVGGTNYTDFPSHAYFMDLQDITKAGNSSLLEVPMSIQYKHSPLMNKVKQGYDKLRGKQRAPSVNWLRPKGGNAQQMIEVAEKSLAQGHSHIEFMLHSSEFMPGGSPTFRTEKDIEGLYNDLETLFSFLSDKVQGMTLAEYYKIKNKASL comes from the coding sequence ATGACTAAACCAGCATTTATTATCACATTAGATACCGAAGGCGATAATCTTTGGGAAAATGAGGGTGAGATCACCACTCAAAATACACACTTTCTTCCTCGTTTTCAGCAACTTTGTGAGCGCTTTAATTTTAAACCTGTTTGGCTAACAAACTATGAAATGGTTATGGATGAAGCCTATATTGAATTTGCTCGTGATGTTATTGCGCGTAATACCGGTGAAATTGGTATGCACTTGCATGCATGGAATAGCCCACCATTAACACCTTTAACGGATGATGATTTACATTATCAGCCTTATTTAATTGAATATCCCAAAGATCAAATGCGAGAAAAAATCGCATTAATGACGCACTTACTTGAAGATAAGCTGCAAACTAAAATGTTAAGTCATCGTGCAGGTCGTTGGGCTTTTAATGAGATTTATGCACAACTTTTAGTTGAGTTTGGTTACCAAGTCGATTGTTCTGTGACACCAAAAGTGGATTGGCGTTTTACTAAAGGTGATCCAGCACAAGTAGGTGGAACAAATTACACCGATTTTCCAAGCCATGCTTATTTTATGGACTTACAGGATATTACTAAAGCGGGAAATTCTTCGCTACTAGAAGTGCCGATGAGTATTCAATATAAGCACTCTCCTTTAATGAATAAAGTTAAGCAGGGTTACGATAAATTAAGAGGTAAACAAAGAGCCCCTTCAGTGAATTGGCTTCGCCCTAAAGGCGGAAATGCCCAACAGATGATTGAAGTTGCTGAAAAATCTTTAGCTCAAGGCCACTCTCATATTGAATTTATGTTGCATTCATCTGAATTTATGCCGGGTGGCAGCCCAACATTTCGTACCGAAAAAGATATTGAAGGGTTATATAACGATTTAGAAACGTTATTTAGTTTCTTGTCAGATAAAGTGCAGGGAATGACGTTAGCTGAGTATTATAAAATAAAAAATAAGGCATCATTATAA
- the coaD gene encoding pantetheine-phosphate adenylyltransferase gives MKNKAIYPGTFDPITYGHIDILTRAAGMFDTVLLAIADSARKNPMFTLEERVNLAREVTSHLPNVEVVGFSELMANFAKQQQATILIRGVRSVSDFEYEWQLANMNRHFAPDLDSVFLLPSQNFSFVSSSLIKDVARHDGDVSTFLPEVVTAAMLKKLGKI, from the coding sequence ATGAAAAATAAAGCTATCTACCCCGGAACCTTTGATCCTATCACTTATGGTCATATCGATATATTAACTCGTGCAGCAGGTATGTTTGATACCGTTTTATTAGCTATTGCTGATAGCGCCCGCAAAAACCCAATGTTTACCTTAGAAGAGCGAGTTAATTTAGCCAGAGAGGTGACGAGCCATTTACCGAATGTTGAAGTCGTTGGTTTTAGTGAGCTAATGGCAAATTTTGCCAAACAACAACAAGCGACTATTTTAATTCGTGGTGTTCGTAGCGTTTCTGACTTTGAATATGAATGGCAACTGGCAAATATGAACCGGCACTTTGCGCCTGATCTTGATAGTGTGTTTCTACTGCCATCCCAAAATTTTTCATTTGTCTCTTCATCTTTAATTAAAGATGTGGCGCGCCATGACGGTGATGTTTCTACATTTTTACCTGAAGTTGTGACCGCAGCAATGCTAAAAAAGTTAGGTAAAATTTAG
- the rfaQ gene encoding putative lipopolysaccharide heptosyltransferase III yields the protein MSEKMKLIQRVLVIKLRHHGDTLLITPVINTLKANFPNAKVDVLINKETMPMIEHFSSIHHIFVLDKAWKKEGKLARLRHEWKLLTDLRNQQYDVVINLADQWNSAIVTRFTGAKIRIGYDIYKRQSPIWKKCFTHLIPLGSVDEKHIVEQNLALLQPLQLPKTDTQVSMTYSHQDKQIVIAKLKEHNVLSSYIVIQPTSRWFFKCWDEGKWSELIDTLEQEGKQIVLTSGPDPKEQEMVNTIIEKSTSKNLVSLSGQLSLPQLAALIDDARLFIGVDSVPMHMAAALKTPLVALFGPSKLFHWSPWEHIGEVLWAGNYGELPDPDDVNTNTQTRYLSLIPVEDVLNAVRGQLK from the coding sequence ATGAGTGAAAAAATGAAGTTAATACAAAGGGTTCTTGTTATTAAGTTACGACATCATGGTGATACTTTATTGATTACCCCTGTTATTAATACATTAAAAGCTAATTTTCCAAATGCGAAAGTTGATGTCCTCATCAATAAAGAAACCATGCCAATGATTGAACATTTTTCTTCTATTCATCATATCTTTGTACTAGATAAGGCATGGAAAAAAGAGGGAAAGCTGGCAAGATTACGTCATGAGTGGAAATTACTAACAGACTTAAGAAATCAACAATATGATGTTGTTATAAACTTAGCTGATCAGTGGAATAGCGCGATAGTAACCCGTTTTACGGGAGCCAAAATTCGTATTGGGTATGATATTTATAAACGCCAAAGTCCTATTTGGAAAAAATGTTTTACGCATTTGATCCCACTAGGCTCTGTAGATGAAAAACATATTGTTGAGCAAAATTTAGCACTCTTACAGCCATTACAATTGCCTAAAACAGATACTCAAGTATCAATGACGTATAGCCATCAAGATAAACAAATTGTTATCGCAAAATTAAAAGAACATAACGTGTTGAGTTCTTATATTGTTATTCAACCGACCTCTCGATGGTTTTTTAAATGTTGGGATGAAGGTAAATGGTCAGAATTAATTGATACGTTGGAACAGGAAGGAAAACAAATTGTTTTAACATCAGGTCCTGATCCAAAAGAGCAAGAGATGGTTAATACTATAATTGAAAAGAGTACTTCAAAAAATCTAGTCTCATTATCGGGGCAGCTTTCTTTACCTCAACTTGCGGCATTAATTGATGATGCACGTTTATTTATTGGGGTTGATTCTGTTCCTATGCATATGGCTGCGGCGCTTAAAACACCACTTGTTGCCCTCTTTGGACCATCAAAATTATTTCATTGGTCACCATGGGAACATATTGGCGAAGTATTATGGGCAGGAAATTATGGTGAACTCCCAGATCCTGATGATGTCAATACTAACACACAAACGCGTTATCTCAGTTTAATACCTGTCGAAGATGTACTGAATGCCGTAAGAGGACAACTAAAATGA
- the rfaC gene encoding lipopolysaccharide heptosyltransferase RfaC produces MKRVLIVKTSSMGDVLHTLPALTDAIDAYPDIRFDWVVEEGFAQIPSWHQAIDTVIPVAIRRWRKSWFSAPIRAERAQFRRAIQAHHYDAVIDAQGLLKSAFLVTRYAKGTKHGYSRQCAREPLASFFYDIRHNVSKEMHAVERIRQLFALSLNYPIPQSQGDYGIAQHFLSLPAFDERPYLVFLHATTRDEKHWPESHWRELISLLADSGIRIKLPWGAEHEHQRAIRLAKDFDYVDVLPKMSLAQVAQVIAGAKSVVSVDTGLSHLTAALDKPNITLFGPTDPGLIGGYGKAQTAVKAEGGDIGEISAHDVFQYFN; encoded by the coding sequence GTGAAGCGGGTATTAATCGTTAAAACCTCTTCCATGGGTGATGTTTTACATACGTTGCCAGCATTAACTGACGCAATAGATGCTTATCCTGATATCCGTTTTGATTGGGTCGTTGAAGAAGGTTTTGCACAGATCCCAAGCTGGCATCAAGCCATTGATACAGTTATCCCTGTCGCAATACGCCGTTGGCGAAAAAGCTGGTTTAGTGCCCCTATTCGTGCTGAACGCGCGCAATTTCGTCGCGCTATTCAAGCTCATCATTATGATGCGGTTATTGATGCACAAGGTTTACTGAAAAGTGCATTTTTGGTCACTCGATACGCCAAAGGCACCAAGCACGGTTATTCACGTCAATGCGCTCGAGAGCCTTTGGCGAGTTTCTTTTACGATATTCGCCACAACGTCAGTAAAGAGATGCACGCCGTTGAGCGAATTCGCCAACTGTTTGCTTTAAGCTTAAATTATCCAATTCCACAATCTCAGGGTGATTATGGAATTGCACAGCATTTTCTCTCACTTCCCGCCTTCGATGAGCGCCCTTATTTAGTCTTTTTACACGCAACTACACGTGATGAGAAACATTGGCCTGAATCTCATTGGAGAGAGCTAATTTCACTGCTTGCCGATTCTGGAATACGCATTAAATTACCTTGGGGTGCCGAGCATGAACATCAACGTGCAATACGTTTAGCAAAAGATTTTGACTACGTTGATGTGTTACCGAAGATGTCATTAGCCCAAGTGGCTCAGGTTATTGCTGGTGCTAAAAGCGTCGTTTCTGTGGATACAGGATTAAGCCATTTAACGGCTGCATTAGATAAACCCAATATCACCCTATTTGGCCCTACCGATCCCGGCTTAATTGGCGGTTACGGTAAAGCTCAAACGGCTGTAAAAGCAGAAGGTGGGGATATTGGGGAGATAAGTGCGCATGATGTGTTTCAATACTTTAACTAA
- a CDS encoding glycosyltransferase family 2 protein, which yields MSQSKRLSVVMISKNAADIIGECLDSVQWADEIIVLDSGSQDNTCRIATEKGAKVFVNSEWPGFGRQRQLAQQYATGDYIFMIDSDERVTPELKTSILTILQQPEENVVYNCARRNLFMGRFMKHSGWYPDKVTRLYARERYQYNNNLVHESLETQGAIVKTLQGDLLHLTCRDLMEFQQKQLKYATEWAKERHQQGKKTSYGSILSHTLGAFFKTWLLRMGFLDGKQGLVLAFVNAQYTFNKYASLWELSQKTVNHEK from the coding sequence ATGAGCCAAAGCAAGCGCCTTTCTGTCGTGATGATCAGTAAAAATGCTGCTGATATCATTGGTGAATGCTTAGACTCTGTGCAATGGGCTGATGAAATCATTGTATTGGATTCAGGAAGCCAAGATAACACCTGTCGTATTGCGACAGAAAAAGGGGCAAAAGTCTTTGTGAACAGTGAGTGGCCAGGTTTTGGCAGACAGCGCCAATTGGCGCAGCAATATGCCACAGGTGATTATATTTTTATGATCGATAGTGATGAACGTGTCACACCTGAACTCAAAACCAGTATCCTCACGATATTGCAGCAACCTGAAGAAAATGTAGTTTATAACTGTGCTCGCCGTAACTTATTTATGGGGCGATTTATGAAGCACAGTGGTTGGTATCCCGATAAAGTGACGCGTTTATATGCCCGTGAACGTTATCAATATAACAATAACCTGGTTCATGAGTCGTTAGAAACTCAAGGTGCAATAGTTAAAACGCTGCAAGGTGATCTCTTGCATCTTACCTGCCGTGATTTAATGGAGTTTCAGCAAAAACAGCTAAAATATGCTACCGAGTGGGCTAAAGAACGCCATCAACAAGGTAAAAAAACCAGTTATGGCTCCATCTTAAGTCATACATTAGGTGCCTTTTTTAAGACTTGGTTGTTAAGAATGGGTTTTTTAGACGGGAAACAGGGATTAGTACTGGCATTTGTTAATGCACAGTATACCTTTAATAAATACGCTTCTTTATGGGAACTCAGCCAGAAGACGGTAAATCATGAAAAATAA
- a CDS encoding glycosyltransferase family 2 protein, which produces MILSIIVNIKNLEALIEKCVNSINYALRNCNQNDYEVLLIDDNSTDRTEEILKEYVNTHPSFYYKKVCFNNVGKARKYTIPLCKGEYITFVDGDDFLSNFDMLDIFSILSKEKPDLLITKIQEVFNNKQIIEKQENIKYKIESKDEIISEFLVHKKFQAHLCSKFFLRELMLKIEFPDVFCYEDVFFFPKYLNLSNRFLYSDSILYNYIKHPSSLSNNLSKEKIELMAEAIISMLDTLPKKHLHLNISHCIIHLYKYKKELKKETIEKLKNRINEVNMLSFILDKKIRLSIKKRYLKIKFS; this is translated from the coding sequence ATGATTTTATCTATTATCGTTAATATAAAAAATTTAGAAGCATTAATAGAAAAATGTGTTAATTCAATTAATTACGCTCTTAGAAATTGTAATCAAAATGACTATGAAGTGCTTCTTATTGATGATAACTCAACCGATAGAACAGAAGAAATATTAAAAGAATATGTAAATACACACCCTTCTTTTTACTATAAAAAAGTTTGTTTTAATAATGTTGGTAAAGCAAGAAAATACACTATTCCCTTATGTAAAGGTGAATATATTACTTTTGTAGATGGTGATGATTTTCTTTCTAATTTTGATATGCTGGATATTTTTTCTATTCTAAGTAAAGAAAAACCAGATCTTCTTATAACAAAAATACAAGAAGTATTTAATAATAAACAAATAATAGAAAAACAAGAAAATATAAAATATAAAATAGAAAGTAAAGATGAGATTATATCTGAATTTTTAGTTCATAAAAAATTTCAAGCTCATCTTTGTAGTAAATTTTTCTTAAGGGAGCTGATGTTAAAAATAGAGTTTCCTGATGTTTTTTGCTATGAAGACGTTTTTTTCTTCCCAAAATATCTAAATCTATCCAATAGATTCCTATACTCTGATAGTATTTTATATAACTATATAAAACATCCAAGTAGTCTATCAAATAATTTAAGTAAAGAAAAAATAGAGTTGATGGCTGAAGCTATAATCTCCATGCTAGACACACTACCCAAAAAACACCTCCATTTAAATATATCGCACTGTATAATTCATTTATATAAATATAAAAAGGAACTAAAAAAAGAAACTATCGAAAAATTAAAAAATAGGATTAATGAAGTCAATATGCTTAGTTTTATTCTTGATAAAAAAATAAGACTAAGTATAAAGAAAAGATATTTAAAAATTAAATTCAGTTAA
- the mutM gene encoding bifunctional DNA-formamidopyrimidine glycosylase/DNA-(apurinic or apyrimidinic site) lyase, translated as MPELPEVETSRRGIEPHLVGNVLHYAIVRNSRLRWPVSEKIKTLLDEPILSVKRRAKYLLIELNTGWIIIHLGMSGSVRILLEEQPEEKHDHIDLIFRDGKVLRYTDPRRFGAWLWCEDLETSAVLAHLGPEPLSDEFNAEYLYQQSKNKKTAIKPWLMDNKLVVGVGNIYANEALFSSGIMPDRKANSLTQEESTVLVAAIKRVLTRSIEQGGTTLKDFLQSDGKPGYFAQELFVYGRKDKPCLICGQQIESIKQGQRSTFFCRHCQHGENES; from the coding sequence GTGCGCAATAGTAGATTACGCTGGCCTGTTTCAGAGAAAATAAAAACGTTACTGGATGAGCCGATTTTAAGTGTAAAGCGTCGCGCTAAGTATCTGTTAATAGAGCTTAATACTGGATGGATCATTATCCATTTAGGAATGTCAGGAAGTGTGCGTATTTTATTAGAAGAACAACCTGAAGAGAAACATGATCATATCGATTTGATTTTTCGTGATGGCAAAGTATTGCGTTATACCGATCCACGACGCTTTGGTGCTTGGTTATGGTGTGAAGATTTAGAAACTAGTGCTGTATTAGCCCATTTAGGGCCAGAGCCGCTTTCTGATGAATTTAATGCTGAATATCTATATCAACAGTCGAAAAATAAAAAAACAGCTATCAAACCGTGGTTAATGGATAATAAATTAGTTGTGGGTGTAGGTAATATTTATGCTAACGAGGCGCTATTTTCATCGGGAATTATGCCAGATAGAAAAGCTAATAGCTTAACACAAGAAGAGAGTACGGTACTGGTGGCTGCGATTAAACGAGTATTGACGCGCTCTATTGAGCAAGGTGGCACAACACTTAAAGACTTCTTACAGTCTGATGGCAAGCCAGGATATTTTGCTCAAGAACTCTTTGTTTATGGGCGTAAAGATAAGCCTTGTTTGATTTGTGGGCAACAGATTGAAAGCATTAAACAAGGGCAACGTAGCACGTTTTTCTGCCGACATTGCCAACATGGTGAGAATGAGAGCTAA
- the waaA gene encoding lipid IV(A) 3-deoxy-D-manno-octulosonic acid transferase, producing MLLRLYQVLLYLIQPLIWLRLLLRSRKAPAYRKRWGERYGFCKGKVVPQGILLHSVSVGETLAAVPLVRALRHHYPDLPITVTTMTPTGSERVRSAFGDDVYHVYLPYDLPGSVNRFLKTVDPKLVIIMETELWPNLISKLHQRKIPLIIANARLSERSAAGYQKLGSFVKTMLQKITLIAAQNQEDGERFIELGLKRSHLHVTGSLKFDISVTPELAARAVALRRQWAAHRPVWIATSTHEGEETIILETHKKLLTQFPQLLLILVPRHPERFPKAEQLTREAGLKYTLRSTDAVPDAQTQVVIGDTMGELMLLYGIADLAFVGGSLVERGGHNPLEAAAHAIPVIMGPHTFNFKNICAKLDQAEGLITVTDSESMATAIASLLNDEDYRRYYGRHAVEVLHENQGALLRLLTLLSPYLPPRSH from the coding sequence ATGTTGTTGCGTTTATATCAGGTACTTCTTTACCTTATTCAACCTCTGATTTGGTTGCGTCTTTTATTACGCAGCCGTAAAGCACCCGCCTACCGCAAACGGTGGGGAGAGCGCTATGGCTTTTGCAAAGGCAAAGTCGTACCTCAAGGGATATTATTACATTCAGTTTCTGTTGGTGAAACACTCGCCGCAGTGCCACTTGTTCGCGCCCTTCGTCATCATTATCCCGATTTGCCTATCACGGTCACAACCATGACACCAACAGGCTCAGAACGTGTACGTTCTGCATTTGGTGATGATGTTTACCATGTCTATCTTCCTTATGATTTACCCGGTTCAGTTAATCGTTTTCTTAAAACGGTTGATCCGAAATTAGTTATCATTATGGAAACCGAACTATGGCCTAACCTAATTTCAAAACTACATCAACGAAAAATCCCGTTGATTATTGCCAATGCACGTTTATCAGAACGCTCTGCGGCGGGTTATCAGAAATTAGGTAGTTTCGTCAAAACGATGCTCCAAAAAATCACCTTAATTGCGGCTCAAAACCAAGAAGATGGTGAGCGTTTTATCGAATTAGGGCTCAAACGTTCACATTTACATGTAACGGGTAGCCTAAAATTTGATATTTCTGTCACCCCTGAGTTAGCAGCAAGAGCCGTTGCTTTACGTCGCCAATGGGCTGCCCATCGCCCTGTTTGGATTGCAACCAGTACTCATGAAGGTGAAGAAACCATTATCTTAGAAACACATAAAAAGCTACTGACACAATTCCCACAACTTTTACTAATTTTAGTTCCTCGACACCCAGAACGTTTTCCTAAAGCTGAGCAATTAACACGAGAAGCGGGATTAAAATATACGTTACGAAGCACTGATGCTGTTCCTGATGCACAGACCCAAGTCGTTATTGGCGACACTATGGGCGAGCTGATGTTGCTCTATGGTATTGCTGATCTGGCTTTTGTGGGAGGGAGTTTAGTCGAACGTGGTGGTCATAATCCTTTAGAAGCAGCCGCACACGCTATCCCTGTTATTATGGGACCTCATACTTTTAATTTTAAAAATATCTGTGCCAAGCTCGATCAAGCTGAAGGGTTAATTACTGTTACAGACAGTGAATCGATGGCAACTGCTATTGCTTCATTGCTTAATGATGAAGATTATCGCCGTTACTATGGTCGTCATGCTGTTGAAGTACTTCATGAAAACCAAGGTGCATTATTGCGTCTACTCACCCTACTTTCACCTTATCTTCCCCCTCGGAGCCACTGA
- a CDS encoding glycosyltransferase, producing MKEHILFIIDGLPGGGAENVTIRLCHGLSQRGYTVTLLSLAEKCDYSIPANIELLIDADSYRGLFHRQTELKRRAKSMDNTLKSLFARKGIPSLVVSNLHKTDRIVALSKELMDKNTWYCIHGIFSQSYLGNKTGFSRWLKQKKIQKVYQGKNIITVSNAAGQDLIQNVGISPQQLKTIYNPFDIQEIRNLALESNSYQGQDYLLHIGRFHEVKRHDRLLEAFALADLPCKLFIAGQGSSEVTTKIKNKIADLNLEDKVSLIGFLSNPFAVIKDAKAVVLSSDSEGLGNVLVESLICNTPIVSTNCPGGISEIMEGELANYKAELNAASLAEKMRLVYFTPPKIRPEMYQKFDIDEVIDQYISLIK from the coding sequence ATGAAGGAACATATCCTTTTTATTATTGATGGATTACCGGGTGGTGGTGCTGAAAATGTCACTATCAGGCTGTGTCATGGCTTAAGCCAGCGTGGTTATACCGTGACGCTACTCTCTTTAGCCGAAAAATGTGATTATTCTATCCCCGCTAATATTGAGTTATTGATTGATGCAGACAGCTATCGAGGATTATTTCATCGGCAAACTGAACTAAAACGTCGAGCAAAATCGATGGATAATACGTTGAAATCACTATTTGCACGTAAAGGTATTCCATCGCTTGTTGTTTCAAATTTGCATAAGACTGATAGGATTGTTGCTTTATCTAAAGAGTTGATGGATAAAAATACGTGGTATTGCATTCATGGCATATTTTCCCAATCTTATTTAGGTAATAAAACCGGTTTTTCTCGTTGGTTAAAACAAAAGAAGATCCAAAAAGTATACCAAGGGAAGAATATTATTACGGTTTCCAATGCGGCTGGGCAGGATTTGATCCAAAATGTGGGGATATCACCACAACAATTAAAAACAATTTATAATCCGTTTGATATTCAAGAAATTAGAAATCTGGCTTTAGAAAGTAATTCTTATCAAGGGCAAGATTATTTACTGCATATTGGTCGTTTTCATGAAGTTAAACGACATGACAGGTTGTTAGAGGCATTTGCGTTAGCAGATCTACCTTGTAAATTATTTATTGCAGGGCAAGGCTCTTCTGAAGTGACAACTAAAATTAAAAATAAAATAGCAGATCTTAATTTAGAAGATAAGGTGAGTTTAATTGGTTTTTTATCAAACCCATTTGCTGTTATTAAAGATGCAAAAGCGGTTGTTTTAAGCTCTGACAGCGAAGGTTTAGGTAATGTGTTAGTTGAATCTTTGATTTGTAATACACCGATTGTGAGTACCAACTGTCCTGGTGGCATTAGTGAAATTATGGAAGGTGAGCTTGCTAATTATAAAGCGGAACTAAATGCAGCATCGTTAGCAGAAAAGATGCGATTGGTTTATTTTACGCCACCTAAAATTAGACCAGAAATGTACCAAAAATTTGATATTGATGAAGTGATTGATCAGTACATATCACTTATTAAGTAA
- a CDS encoding glycosyltransferase family 4 protein has product MNSFRLAIVRQKYRPDGGAERFVSRALEALDNQAVELNVITRSWIGAVQPQWHIHIVNPMKWGRISREKGFAQGTRQCWQKEQFDLVQSHERIAGCDIYRAGDGVHHRWLLQRSRVLSPLRSQLLLNSCYHRYVMKAEKEMYHSSELKRVICNSEMVKREVMEDFGVESERISVIYNAIDNQRFFPATALYREQLRQQYQIPIEAKCFIYVGSGFERKGLKAAIEAISCTHAHLIVVGQDKEQKKYQQLAYQLKSHERVHFLGMQKDTLPLYQMADGLLLPTLYDPFPNVVLEAMACGLPVITSYTCGGSEFIEQGINGFVTDALDISAMISAIETISADNLDNRMSKAARNKILPYTPEHLSQQLIGLYQKVLSL; this is encoded by the coding sequence ATGAATTCATTCCGATTGGCTATAGTGCGTCAAAAATACCGACCTGATGGAGGCGCTGAACGATTTGTTTCTCGGGCGCTTGAAGCATTGGATAATCAAGCGGTAGAACTTAATGTGATCACGCGTTCATGGATTGGTGCTGTACAACCCCAATGGCATATTCATATTGTCAATCCAATGAAATGGGGACGGATTAGTCGTGAGAAAGGTTTTGCTCAAGGTACAAGGCAATGCTGGCAAAAAGAACAGTTCGATTTAGTACAAAGCCATGAGCGTATTGCTGGATGCGATATTTATCGTGCAGGAGATGGTGTTCATCATCGCTGGTTATTACAACGTTCACGAGTATTAAGCCCACTGCGTAGTCAATTACTGCTTAACAGCTGCTATCACCGCTATGTAATGAAAGCTGAAAAAGAGATGTATCATTCATCAGAACTGAAACGGGTTATCTGTAATTCAGAGATGGTAAAACGTGAAGTGATGGAAGACTTTGGTGTTGAAAGTGAGCGTATTAGTGTAATTTATAATGCGATTGATAATCAGCGATTTTTTCCTGCCACAGCACTTTACCGTGAACAGTTACGTCAGCAATACCAGATCCCAATAGAAGCAAAATGCTTTATTTATGTAGGTTCAGGATTTGAACGTAAAGGCTTAAAAGCGGCCATTGAAGCCATTAGTTGTACTCATGCACATTTGATTGTTGTTGGGCAAGATAAAGAGCAGAAAAAGTATCAACAACTCGCTTATCAATTAAAAAGCCATGAGAGAGTTCATTTTTTAGGTATGCAAAAAGATACTCTACCTTTATATCAAATGGCTGATGGTTTACTGTTGCCGACCTTATATGATCCTTTTCCTAATGTTGTTTTAGAAGCAATGGCATGTGGTTTACCTGTTATCACCAGTTATACTTGTGGTGGTTCTGAATTTATTGAACAAGGTATTAATGGTTTTGTCACAGATGCTTTAGATATTTCTGCAATGATAAGTGCAATAGAAACAATTTCTGCCGATAATCTTGATAATAGAATGTCTAAAGCCGCCCGAAATAAGATATTGCCTTATACGCCAGAGCATTTATCTCAACAACTGATTGGGCTTTACCAAAAGGTTCTTAGTTTATGA